The Parus major isolate Abel chromosome 5, Parus_major1.1, whole genome shotgun sequence genome contains a region encoding:
- the BUB1B gene encoding LOW QUALITY PROTEIN: mitotic checkpoint serine/threonine-protein kinase BUB1 beta (The sequence of the model RefSeq protein was modified relative to this genomic sequence to represent the inferred CDS: substituted 1 base at 1 genomic stop codon): MISEGKENGSTKALAVAAGITVSCRDVWGCSAGRSRKSARHPLAVLKPVDSLSAKESAAAAAACNELNGIERLAEDAIVTGSYKNKTLCANPEDTCDFNRAAHLASTPFHGVVAQRVPAPAFSQSELKEEDSPESRSAPQTQETPVCEGAYTEALGVKKLSGNYISRDASRRRRTAPIRIEGEVVMSQEDSHEWELSKENVQPLRQGRVMSSLQEALAQQDSSSHTAVQLKKQEFEAEIRFYSGDDPLDVWERYIKWTEQAFPGGGKDGNLAAVLERAVRALHGQQQYYKDPRYLNLWLKFGDCCNEPLDLYSYLHSQEIGTTLAPLYITWAEALEARGSFRKADLIFQEGLQRKAEPLDKLQAHHKQFQARVSRQTLLALEESPDGDNMGLLEIAEPQRSSLADLKGRGKKKVRAPISRVGDAVKAMNPNRSCQPRAPLQVPNAPSFAVFDENSVSGPEIPTLTAQSWPAPPVPRAKENELSAGPWNSGRVRMLKVNGGNRGSCVLKLSLLSPVPAFPCYCEVLKAQVINSXFFRTPCKIEPSINCVLSTRKPEEREDPLQRVQHQQQDAQAKKEMVMYCKEKVYAGVDEFSFEEIRAEIYRKKARKKDEDEIQAIERKKEEIQRKIEELEQKLKKKEEDKQQQPHEQAAEVMGASIPLGMQGFTFSSATEHGEKQPQSQSEFQVHEDTQLHKSSYSEDVGLLPPPAAAPFFSIFDESSTLTNQNISCSAGRSRKSARHPLAVLKPVDSLSAKESAAAAAACNELNGIERLAEDAIVTGSYKNKTLCANPEDTCDFNRAAHLASTPFHGVVAQRVPAPAFSQSELKEEDSPESRSAPQTQETPVCEGAYTEALSVKKLSPIMEASLEDTRSSGSSVSGGSLSSVTQMSAIKYLQISEKLELAQTLPVEVVTDSGGGNITGDDVAQFLWSPEQRKKLLGSVLSSLVASPDFHLETGAVPHMEVEKDVELGNETYCIKMEYWNNEEYKMFFAIPTGGIFQWDAKGFAIKVYSQPVPWDFYITLELQKRLNSDFDQSFSENCSCYLYQDGCALVHKDTNCFTLTDILRDRKFITKEIIFLVVHDLLHVVEKLHKAEIVHGDLRPEVLFLGDRICDAFSNEEVPNALKVVDFSHSLDLRVMPRVSLPYNFPTAQTPHGQQLLAESSHPYQVDLVGIADIVHLMLFGDHIQVYQENSIWKISQNLTKTPDSDFWSKLFERILNADGKSTVPLLSELRGEISEMFDSSFKERLLLTLAAVGETFLLVNFQ; the protein is encoded by the exons ATGatttcagagggaaaggaaaacgGAAGCACCAAAGCCCTTGCTGTAGCAGCTGGAATAACTGTTTCTTGCAGGGATGTGTGGGG TTGTTCAGCAGGTCGTAGCCGGAAAAGTGCCCGTCACCCTCTCGCTGTTCTTAAGCCGGTGGATTCTCTGAGTGCCAAGgaaagtgcagcagcagcagcagcctgt aatgagCTGAATGGAATTGAACGTTTGGCTGAGGATGCAATTGTGACAGGCTCCTACAAGAACAAGACCCTTTGTGCCAACCCAGAGGACACGTGTGACTTTAACAGGGCTGCCCACCTGGCCTCAACGCCCTTCCACGGGGTGGTGGCTCAGAgagtcccagctcctgctttctctCAGAGTGAACTGAAGGAGGAAGATAGTCCAGAATCCAGGAGTGCACCTCAGACTCAGGAGACACCAGTGTGTGAAGGAGCATACACTGAAGCTCTCGGTGTGAAAAAACTGAG CGGAAACTACATTTCCCGTGATGCCTCGAGGCGACGCAGGACGGCGCCAATCAG GATTGAAGGAGAGGTGGTCATGTCCCAGGAGGACAGCCATGAGTGGGAGCTGAGCAAGGAGAATGTGCAGCCCCTCAGGCAGGGGCGGGTGATGTCCAGCTTGCAGGAGGCACTGGCTCAACAGGACTCTTCCAGCCACACTGCTGTGCAGCTTAAAAAACA GGAGTTTGAAGCAGAAATACGATTTTACTCTGGGGATGATCCTCTGGATGTGTGGGAGCG GTACATCAAGTGGACAGAGCAGGCCTTCCCTGGGGGTGGCAAGGATGGCAACCTTGCAGCAGTTCTGGAAAGGGCAGTGAGAGccctccatgggcagcagcaATACTACAAAGATCCTCGCTATCTTAATCTCTGGCTCAAGTTT GGCGATTGCTGCAATGAGCCCTTGGATCTGTACAGTTacctgcacagccaggagatCGGCACCACACTGGCCCCGCTCTACATCACCTGGGCAGAGGCACTCGAGGCCAGGGGCAGCTTCAGGAAAGCAGATCTCATATTCCAGGAAGGGCTCCAGCGCAAGGCTGAGCCTTTGGACAAACTCCAGGCTCATCACAA GCAGTTTCAGGCCCGTGTTTCTCGGCAGACACTACTGGCACTTGAGGAAAGTCCTGATGGGGACAATATGGGATTGCTGGAAATTGCAGAGCCTCAGAGAAGCTCACTGGCAGATCtcaaaggcagagggaagaagaaagtgaGAGCCCCCATTAGTCGTGTGGGAGATGCAGTTAAAG CCATGAACCCAAACAGAAGCTGCCAGCCTCGGGCTCCTCTGCAAGTTCCAAATGCTCCaagttttgctgtgtttgatgAAAATTCTGTGTCTGGACCTGAGATTCCCACACTTACAGCACAGTCATGGCCAGCACCTCCAGTTCCCAGGGCCAAGGAGAATGAGCTCAGCGCAGGACCGTGGAACTCAGGCAGGGTAAGGATGCTCAAAGTAAATGGGGGAAACAGAGGAAGTTGT GTTCTGAAATTATCCCTGTTGTCTCCTGTGCCTGCTTTCCCGTGCTACTGTGAAGTTCTCAAAGCCCAAGTAAtaaattcctgatttttcagGACCCCCTGCAAAATTGAGCCCAGCATAAACTGCGTGTTAAGTACTCGCAAACCTGAGGAGCGGGAGGACCCACTGCAGCGAgtgcagcatcagcagcaggaCGCTCAGGCAAAGAAAGAGATGGTGATGTACTGCAAAGAGAAGGTTTATGCAGGAGTTGATGAATTCTCTTTTGAAGAGATCCGAGCTGAAATCTACAGGAAGAAAGCGAGAAAGAAAGACGAAG ATGAAATACAAGCCATAGAAcgaaagaaggaagaaatacaaaggaaaattgaggagctggaacagaaattaaagaagaaagaagaggacAAGCAGCAACAACCACATGAACAG gcagcagaggtAATGGGAGCTTCCATACCTTTGGGAATGCAAGGATTTACTTTTTCCAGTGCAACTGAACATGGGGAGAAACAGCCTCAGTCACAAAG TGAATTCCAGGTCCATGAAGATACTCAACTACATAAATCATCTTATTCTGAGG ATGTAGGTCTGCTTcccccaccagctgctgctccatttTTCTCTATATTTGATGAATCCTCTACTTTGACAAATCAGAACATAAG TTGTTCAGCAGGTCGTAGCCGGAAAAGTGCCCGTCACCCTCTCGCTGTTCTTAAGCCGGTGGATTCTCTGAGTGCCAAGgaaagtgcagcagcagcagcagcctgt aatgagCTGAATGGAATTGAACGTTTGGCTGAGGATGCAATTGTGACAGGCTCCTACAAGAACAAGACCCTTTGTGCCAACCCAGAGGACACGTGTGACTTTAACAGGGCTGCCCACCTGGCCTCAACGCCCTTCCACGGGGTGGTGGCTCAGAgagtcccagctcctgctttctctCAGAGTGAACTGAAGGAGGAAGATAGTCCAGAATCCAGGAGTGCACCTCAGACTCAGGAGACACCAGTGTGTGAAGGAGCATACACTGAAGCTCTCAGTGTGAAAAAACTGAG CCCGATCATGGAAGCAAGCCTGGAAGATACTCGCTCATCAGGTTCTTCAGTCTCAGGAGGTTCTCTGTCCTCTGTTACACAAATGTCTGCTATTAAATACCTGCAGATCAGTGAGAAACTGGAGCTGGCTCAGACCTTGCCTGTTGAAGTGGTTACTGATTCTGGAGGTGGAAACATTACTG ggGATGATGTGGCTCAGTTCCTGTGGAGCCCTGAACAGCGTAAAAAGCTTTTAGGTTCTGTGCTATCATCACTGGTTGCTTCTCCAGATTTTCACTTGGAGACTGGAGCTGTGCCTCATATGGAGGTTGAGAAAGATGTTGAGCTGG GAAATGAGACTTACTGCATCAAAATGGAATACTGGAACAATGAAGAATACAAGATGTTTTTTGCCATTCCAACTGGAGGCATTTTCCAGTGGGATGCAAAGGGATTTGCGATAAAG GTGTATTCTCAGCCTGTGCCTTGGGATTTTTATATCACCCTTGAGTTACAGAAGCGTTTGAATTCTGACTTTGACCAGAGCTTCAGTGAGAATTGCAGCTGTTACCTGTACCAGGATGGCTGTGCCCTTGTACACAAGGATACAAATTGCTTCACACTCACG GATATTCTCCGTGACCGCAAGTTCATCACAAAGGAAATAATCTTCTTGGTTGTTCATGATCTTCTGCATGTGGTGGAGAAGCTGCACAAAGCAGAGATTGTCCATGGAGATCTGAGGCCAGAGGTGTTGTTTCTGGGAGACAG GATCTGCGATGCGTTTTCTAATGAGGAGGTGCCAAATGCTCTGAAAGTGGTGGATTTCTCTCACAGTCTGGATTTGAGGGTAATGCCTCGAGTCAGCTTGCCCTACAACTTTCCCACAGCTCAGACCCCTCATGGACAACAGCTTCTGGCAGAAAGTTCTCATCCTTATCAG GTAGACTTGGTTGGCATTGCAGATATAGTCCATTTGATGTTGTTTGGAGATCATATCCAGGTCTATCAGGAGAATTCCATCTGGAAAATCAGCCAAAACTTAACAAA GACCCCTGACAGTGATTTCTGGAGTAAACTTTTTGAGAGAATTCTGAATGCAGATGGCAAGTCCACAGTACCTCTGCTGAGTGAGTTGAGAGGGGAAATCAGTGAAATGTTTGACAGCTCTTTCAAAGAACGACTTTTGTTGACCTTAGCTGCTGTGGGAGAAACTTTCCTCCTGGTGAACTTCCAGTGA